The Chiloscyllium plagiosum isolate BGI_BamShark_2017 chromosome 6, ASM401019v2, whole genome shotgun sequence sequence agaaagcagactacatcaccagtgcttcatttggaggctcactgaatatgttgcctagtatagtgacaaaacatctgaaaaacaaaccttccagctcagcgagcaaacctacatccagaataaaGGGAAATCTTCAATATACAAGTATACAGCAGAAGTTGGGTATGAACTCATGACCCAATCCCCTATGCTTGCTCTGTCTAAAGGACAAAATGAatagcagttttcttccctacaTCTGGCTGGGTGTGTGGTGGTGATATTACATATAAgtaaggaaagaataaaagataaGACTTGCACTTATATTGATGTTCTCTTGCTCCTCAAGATGTTCCAACACACTTCATAGGCTACTAGGGTAgtgcaatggctcagtggttggcactgctgcctcacagggaccaaggttcacttccaacctgtgtggagtttgtacattctcctagtgtctgggTGAGTTTCCTCCTTGTGCTCTGGTTTTTtcagacagtccaaagatgtggattggccatacatGAACTgcttatagtgtccagggatgtgcaggctaggtgaattggccatgggaaatgcagggattgggtCGGGGCAAGAGCCtcggtgagatgctcttcggagggtcagtgtggactcgatgggctgaacggcctgcttccacactgtagagattctatgaaattacTTTTGCAGCTGATTaatgcagccaatttacacacaagaAGGTCgttcaaaaataaatcaatcatCAACTCTTTAATCTGCTAACTGTGTTGAATTTTTCACACCCAATTAAAATCAAGATCCAATTGCCTTTTCAAGTCTCAATTAAGAGACAgcatttctgacaatgcagccTAAGTATAAACTTACTGTCCAATTGTGCAGTGGAACACGTTGAGATAAGCTGACGCCAACACAGAACATGGGAAAGTTTGCAAAGTCCATTAAAAGCTTCAGAGAATAATACATCTGACAAAAAAATACAAGACATAAAAATGTATTTGCAATGAGTGGAGTGTTGGGGGGCAAAGGTGGAAGACATAAACTGAATTCCAGCCTGGATTATAATGGTTATGTTCagtgattttcttttccccagtATGAAATGGATATAAAATCTCATCTTaggggatttttaaaatatattttactttCTATCTCTGAAATTTTTTTGCTTCACTCTTGCATGGAGCAAGGCATTAATTGATACCTTAAGATTGAAACAACACCCACTCAATTAGCAAAGATTCTCAGTTTGCACTACTGATATGAGACAGCTTGCACTACATGCATTTCAAAGCTACCTTTAAAATAGGGCAGAATTACAAATTTGGAAACTGCAATAATCAGTTCTTTACAAAATTACAGTGTGGAGTTTAACAAGGTGGAAACCAGGCAGATGGAGAGTTGAATTGATTAGGTGACTTCTCTGCCAGCGTACTAACTAAACTCTGCTACCTCGGATCTCAATCTACTCCTTCAACCTGGCCACAATCTAATGGAGATCATCCTTAAATATGCAGATTGGGAACTGATCACACGTAGAAAAAAGGTCCTCTGGCCCATCAAGTATGTGCCGAtcaaaaacaactacctaacTATCCGAAACCCAACTTCCAGCAATTAACCCACAGTCTTTTATGACTTGGCTTTGCTAGTGTACATCTgttctgagggtttctgcctcttctGCCTTCACAGACAATGAggtccacattctcaccaccctctgagtgaaaatatttttccttacaTCCTGTTTAAACATTCCAtgccttaccttaaatctatgcccccatCCTCGGTCACCGATCCCTCAACAAAGaggaaatgtttctttttgtCTATTCTGTCCATGTTCATTATAATTTCATACAAGTCAATCATGTCCCTGACCACTCCACCTCAaatctcctctgttccaaggaaaacagtcccagtctacccAATGTTTCTTCATGAGTAAAAGTCTTCAGcgcagacaatatcctggtaaatctcctctgcattctctcctgTGCAAAAACATCCCTCCTTTAATGTGGAcgtcagaactgcacataatgctCTAGCTGTGCCCCAACTGACtttttatacaattccagcataaAACTTGCTGCTCAAACTCTAGCCCTtgcctaataaaggcaagtatcccatatgccttcttcactactatGTCTGCCTTAAGGGACCAGTGGACATGCACACTGAAAGTCCAAGTGCTATTTTAACTTTAATTTATTTGGGAAGACACCAGGGCTCTCTTAACGAGTGAACTCTGTTCAAGACAGGATTTGAAACATAAacagtttagttttttttaaactttccattGTAAAGCCAAGAGCTTTATGATGCTCCTGTGAGCCGCACAAGCAAAGTTTCAGTTTCCCCTTGCCTTTGTCCTGGTGAGCAGATATTGGGTCTCCCAATTTCTAGACTACGATTTGCTTCCTTCAAACGGTGACtggaaggacaaaattccattgaaGTCAGCAGGTTCCTAACCTTCAACTTACCTCTTTCTCCAAAAAGGAATTTGCTTTCCCCAAATTCTGCTTCTGCACAATATTATGTCTTTTTTGTGGTCCCACGGTAATGTATTAAAGGGATATATAGTATGCAGTATGCTACTATgagttccatttttaaaaaaatcattgaacTGACTGTAACGTTTTATAAATTTAATCTAGTTAATACTAGTCATGACAAAATAGAAAACTCAGTTTGGTGTGAGATGCAATACCCACCTGTGTACAATTTAGCCAGATACCCAGCTATGTTTGGATGCCTTTGCACTGTTGGAATAGCAGTCAAAGTTAAAATCTAGAGTATCGCCATCCATAAGATCATTACGAATAATGGACTCAACATCACAGTCAAGCCTTTCAATGAACATATCATTCAAATCACTAGGCAGCATCTCCTGACTCATAGAAGCAAGATTCATTCTTCCGTAACCACCATTACTGTTAATAGAGCAGGGATCCATTGCATTTAGTTGGAAATGCATAGGCACTTGTAGCTGACTTTTTGGTGTGGACAAATGTCGGATATTTGAAGGATGAGTCATGATGCTCACTGTATGAGGTAAGGCACGACCATTCATTGAAACTGAATGCTGACTATGTGCTGAGTGGTGCTGCACACTGGGGTTCATCATCTTGGTGTGAACTGCCTGATTAGCATATGTTGTGGAGATCATCATATTTTGACTGGCCAGCCGACTACTAGCCTGTGATACCACAGTATCTACTTGTGGTAGCATGTCACTATGAGGTGGTGAGTCAGAAGTAAGTAACTCCTTAAGAAGTCCTGTTGGGCAGTTGTATTGAGTAATTGCCCCAAAACTCTGTTTTTTATCTTGAAAATTCGGCAAAGGAATTTGCTGTAGGGAGTTCATACTGCTTTGAACATAGCATTTTCTGTAATCTGGAGTCTGTGAACCAATGGGTGTGTTCTGAGATGGAAAGGAATAGCCTGAGCTTTGTTGCATTAGTGACACTGATGAAGGCTGGGTAGATGCTGCCATTGCTGAATTTGGGGACAAAAGATTTAGGTTGTCCAAAAGATCCTCCATTACATTTTCAGTCATTGAATTGTTCATGGAACTAGTCATCTCACTTAGACTTGGTAGCGGTGATGCCATTTTACTGGAGGTAGCAGTATAGACTAGGGGAGACATTTGATGAACCTCACCATCCACAATATCTTCCTGTTCTGGCATTATAGGTGAAAGCCTTCCACTTAATGTGCTggcatttgagccagttctctttCTGAAAGTGGTCCAGGCATCAAAATCATCATTACTGTGAGAGCTAGGACTTCCAGGCCATTTTGAGAACTGCGTTCCAGGACTATCAGCACTGCCATCATGGCCAGACTGAAGTGCTGCCTTTTTCTTAGCTGCTCTCCCTCTGCTTTTAGCAAACTTGCTGTTGTTATCCATGGACACTGCTCTTCTTCTTGGAGATTTTCCACTCTTCCCCCCTTCTGGATTCAGCATCCACCAAGAACTCTTGCCGGTTCCTTCATTCTGAACTCTTACAAACTTGCTGTGCAGTGACAAATTGTGACGGATTGAATTctacaaaacaaaaatacaaaatcatGGAGTCAGAACCACTTCTTCAGTGCACCCTCTTAATTGTTTGTTACATGACCACACAATATTCTTTGCTTTTCAATTCCTTCCTTAGCAGCCCTATTTTGGTGGTGATGTTTGGAGAAGGATCGGGGTTAAGTCAGAGAATATTCCAAGTTAATCATTAATGCGTTGGGGTACTGCAATGTATAGTTTTGCATTCACTCAGCTTTTACAGTTAGTCACCcaggagaaaaagtgaggactgcagatgctggaggtcagagttgaagagtgtggtgctggaaaagcacaggtcaggcagtatccgaggagcatgagagtcgacatttcgagcatcaATTCTCCACTCCTGATGAATAGCTGATGTTCGAAAtatcgattcccctgttccttggatgctgcctgactggctgtactttcccagcagcacactttttgacAGTTAGTCACCCAAGCATGTATGACTAGAAGCATAACTTCCAGTCTGGTGTGCCAAAATGCACTACATAGCTGGAAAACACAGTATCAGTCATAATGTGGATCAGTGATTCAAAGACAAAGATGCCAGTTATTTTTCATGAGGTATTCTGAAACTAAAATCTGTGGGGCAATGGAGCATTGATATGTGAAAGCTAAAAGAAAAATGCACTTTCCTACAAAGCAGTTCCCCATGCATTTTGCGAATCAATGGAACAGTTCAATATTAGCTTGTTCTATCCCAGTTAAAAGTGCAGAATCaatttcattatttcaatgattttaaaaattctaataaTGGGCTGTAACGAAGCTGGAACCAGCGACACTCATTATGACAGAAATATTCCCCACAAACAAAGTGAGCTGCACAGAAATCAGACATTGATAACACGTTTGCTGCCATAACCCATTATAAATATAGGTTTCTAACAATCTACTGCGAGTGGCTGGAATGACAATTCCAATGTACTCTTGGTTGATTTCTTCATTCAGTCTTTCCCAAACTGGAGCTATCCCATAGCTCTCCTGTGTTCTTCACTTGCACCAAATCATGTTCACCCATCATCCTTTCTAATTACCCTACAGTGGTTTCCAGCTAGGAAGCACCTTAAGTTTAACATTCTCatcctccttttcaaattcctccatagcATTGCCATTTCCTGTCTCTAATCTGCTCCAGACCTACAGCGCTCTGACATCAGTGCTCCTCTACTTCTTGCCCTTTGTGCAATCCAAATTCAAAAGCTGATCCAAACTTCtatatatttcatttttaaagacactccttaaaacattTCTTACGGACAAATTTTTGTTCACCTGCCCAATTACCTAATGTAACTCAGGGTGAAATTTtgttgaattagattagatttcttacagtgtggaaacaggcccttcagcccaaaaagtctacaccaaccctccgaagagtaacccacccagacacatttccctctgactaatgcacctaacactatgagcagttgagcacggccaattcacctgacctgccatctttggactgtgggaggaaactggagcacccagaggaaacccacgcagacacagggagaatgtgcaaactccacacagacagttgcccaaggctggaatcgaacctgggatcctggtgctgtgaggcagcagtgctaaccactgagccatatcTATGAAGTGCTTTCAGACCCTCATACTGTTAAAGACACTAtacaaattcacattttgttAACTTAGTTTCAAATGAGGTATAATTTAATTAAATGGAATCAGTGCAATGGTATAGCAAATGTTGAAAATTATATTACATACGAAATTAATGTATGAATTTCAACGGACAGTGGAAGATCAGAGCTCGTGtcttgtcagttttttttaaatttctcatccaTAGAACACCAATACATGGCATAATAAAATAAGGTTTAAAGCACAAATATCATCTCCCAAGTGCATGAACTATGCAAAATTTATCTTGTTCGTTAAAAATCTGTATTCAAATATGGCTAAAAGCCCTAAATCTAGACATCAAACAAATACATTTTGTGAAGAATAAACAGATGTTATAACTGCTGTGCAATGCAGAATTTCATCCATTTccactgaaagaaaacaaagaaagacTTGCTTTTTTTTAGTGCTTTTCACAACCACCAGTCTATCCATATGGTCACTTCTGGCTTGGCTGCAAAATAATTTCTGAATCGCCATCTTATTTTATTTGGTTAGTGTAATCAGAAACACtgcctctcaagtttaacaatgagCCAAAGATATTGGTGTCTGCTAAGCATTCTTGATCACAGCTAATGTATACCATCATTTTATGGAACTTTATTGCAACAACTTCCAATTTTAAAGATAAGCGTAGACAGACTACTGAAAACTTTGAGTATACAGAAGATAAAAGACTGGTTTTACATTTCTAAGAACTTCTTACACAGCTGAGTTCTAAGATTTCCGTTTGTCTTGTTGGATGCAAAAACATTAGCAGCAGGACCAATAGCATTAAAGAAATCAGTTATGGAATGAGATTCACTGCAGTCACAATAATATTGTCTTATCTACACATCAGCTAGTTGATGGTGTATATAAGCCTCCTTTTGGTTTTTAGCAAAAACAATTAGTGACACCTTCATAGTGATCCCGGCCCAATCTGCAATGGGTGAGTTATAACTCATTCTTCCAGCTAAGAGAGTTGTCTCCTGGTGCTGTCAAACAATAACGTATTATTTTTCCGAACAGGAAAAGTTCTACAGGGTTGCTACGTAAATTCCTGTTTTTTCAAGCGCAGACTGTATGTGAAGCTATAACTTACCAAACTGAGGAAAAAATGATTCGAGGTAATGTTATAAAAAAATGTCCTGTTGTTAATGATGTTGTGTCTGCTGACAACTCCAGACACAAATACAAACTCATGAATGTCTAGCTTCTCCAAGGGATCTTGACAAGAGAGATAGTCTGAAAGCTTTTCTGCACTTTTGTCACTTTCCATGCTGCATTCTACCTCAGAAACAAAACCTGCTGTGAACTTCCATATGGGATAGTTGGGACTTGAAAAATCATCTAATTATAGATGTTCCCACTTGCCTAGCTTATACACAACTACTATGGGATAACATGTGGCTCTTAATGCTTTGACAATGTAGTATCAATTATTGTTAAATGTTCCTT is a genomic window containing:
- the foxo1a gene encoding forkhead box protein O1-A; the encoded protein is MAEAPPLQQVVEIDPDFEPQSRPRSCTWPLPRPDFSCASSPASVKQEGQSEFNLTPEGAGRVSASVSPALVLEEQDEDFEQKPAVLGLECCGDFQCQQQQQQQQDGCHHQHQHQQQQVPSAGAASAAQRKSSSSRRNAWGNLSYADLITKAIESSPEKRLTLSQIYDWMVRSVPYFKDKGDSNSSAGWKNSIRHNLSLHSKFVRVQNEGTGKSSWWMLNPEGGKSGKSPRRRAVSMDNNSKFAKSRGRAAKKKAALQSGHDGSADSPGTQFSKWPGSPSSHSNDDFDAWTTFRKRTGSNASTLSGRLSPIMPEQEDIVDGEVHQMSPLVYTATSSKMASPLPSLSEMTSSMNNSMTENVMEDLLDNLNLLSPNSAMAASTQPSSVSLMQQSSGYSFPSQNTPIGSQTPDYRKCYVQSSMNSLQQIPLPNFQDKKQSFGAITQYNCPTGLLKELLTSDSPPHSDMLPQVDTVVSQASSRLASQNMMISTTYANQAVHTKMMNPSVQHHSAHSQHSVSMNGRALPHTVSIMTHPSNIRHLSTPKSQLQVPMHFQLNAMDPCSINSNGGYGRMNLASMSQEMLPSDLNDMFIERLDCDVESIIRNDLMDGDTLDFNFDCYSNSAKASKHSWVSG